In a single window of the Coffea eugenioides isolate CCC68of chromosome 3, Ceug_1.0, whole genome shotgun sequence genome:
- the LOC113765049 gene encoding uncharacterized protein At2g34160-like yields MTDTTKNISTTMENNTATKSNENNSTKDQNQKKNRIQVSNTKRPLFFYLNLAKRYLKQHDEVELSALGMAIPTVVIIAEILKRNGLATNQKVMISTVGSNAESNGRFVRKARIEIVLEKAKNAET; encoded by the exons ATGACAGACACCACCAAAAACATCTCCACAACAATGGAGAATAATACTGCTACCAAATCTAATGAGAATAACAGTACTAAGGATCAGAATCAGAAGAAGAACAGGATTCAAGTGTCCAATACCAAGAGGCCCCTCTTCTTCTACCTTAATCTCgccaag AGATACCTGAAGCAGCATGATGAGGTTGAGCTTTCTGCATTGGGAATGG CAATCCCCACTGTTGTCATAATTGCTGAGATTTTGAAGAGAAACGGATTAGCTACCAACCAAA AGGTTATGATATCTACGGTGGGCAGCAATGCTGAATCAAATGGTCGCTTTGTTAGAAAGGCCAGG ATTGAAATAGTATTGGAGAAGGCCAAGAATGCAGAAACCTAA